The DNA sequence GGTGCTGTCCCATCTGCTGACGAGCAGTCCGGAGGCCGGTGCGGCCCCGCCCTCGGCCGCGCCCGCGCCCGCGACGCAATGAACCGGCGCGGACCCGCCCCAGCGCGCAGCATCGGTGCGTCAACACGCAGTTTTCCTTTCTTGTCTCCCCTCTCCTCCGCTTTCTACCTTTGAGGTATCCCCGGTCGCCCGCGGCAGCGAGAGGAATTCTCCATGTCCCCCACCCGTGTGTCGCGCCCCAGGCGCTTTTTGACCTGTGCCCCCAGATATTTCGATGTGCGGTATGCCATCAATCCCTGGATGCGTGCGGACACCGAGGTCGACACCGACCTCGCCCGAGCACAGTGGGAGACCCTGATCCGCGCCTACCGCGACCACGGCCACCGGGTGGACCACATCGAACCGGTGGTGGGGCTGCCGGACATGGTGTTCGCCGCGAACTCGGCCCTCGTCCTGGAGGGCCGGGTCTTCGGCTCCCGGTTCCACGCACCGCAGCGCCGGCCGGAACAGCTCGCCTACGAGCGGTGGTTCAAGGCGGCCGGGTTCGATGTCCACCCGCCGGAGTCGGTGTGCGAGGGCGAGGGCGACCTGGTGCCGGCCGGGCCCTTCGTCCTGGCGGGCACCGGCTTCCGGACCACCCGGGCGGCCCATCAGGAGGTCCAGGAGTTCTTCGGGGTGCCGACCATCAGCCTGCTGCTGGTGGACCCGTACTTCTACCACCTGGACACCGCGCTGTTCGTGCTCGACGACCGGAACGACGGCGGGAACATCGCCTACTACCCGGAGGCGTTCTCCCCCGGCAGCCGTGAAGTGCTGCGGCGGCTCTACCCCGACGCGCTGATCGCCACCCGCGACGACGCCATGGCCTTCGGGCTCAACGCGGTCTCCGACGGCCGCCACGTCTTCGTCGCCCCCCGCGCCACCGGCCTCATCGACCAGCTCACCGACCGCGGTTACGTCCCCGTCCCCGTCGACCTGTCGGAGCTGCACAAGGCCGGCGGGGGCATCAAGTGCTGCACACAGGAGATTCGCTGATGACCGCCACCACGCCCGGCACGGCTACCACCGCCGCCACCTCCGCCACCGCCCGCGCGGCGGGCGCCGACCGCCCTGACCTCCCCGCCCGCTCCTCGCGCGAGCTGATCCGCGCCGAGGAGACCTCGCTGGCGCACAACTACCATCCGCTGCACGTGGTCGTCGCCCGCGCCGAGGGCGTATGGGTCTGGGACGTCGAGGGGCGCCGCTATCTGGACATGCTGGCCGGCTACTCGGCCCTCAACTTCGGCCACCGCCACCCGGCGCTCATCGAGGCCGCCCACCGCCAGCTCGACCAGCTCACGCTGACCTCACGGGCCTTCCACAACGACCGGCTAGCCGGGTTCGCCGAAGCGGTGGCGGAGCTCACCGGGCTCTCCATGGTGCTGCCGATGAACACCGGCGCGGAGGCGGTGGAGAGCGCCATCAAGGTCGCCCGCAAATGGGCGTACGAGGTGAAGGGCGTCGCCCCGGACCAGGCCACCATCGTGGTGGCGGCCGACAACTTCCACGGCCGCACGACGACGATCGTCGGATTCTCCAGCGACCCCGTCGCCCGCGACGGCTTCGGCCCGTTCGCCCCGGGCTTCCGCGTCGTGCCGTACAACGACCTCGCGGCGCTGGAAGCCGCCGTCGACGCGACCACGGCGGCGGTCCTCATCGAACCCATCCAGGGCGAGGCGGGCGTCGTCATCCCCGATGACGGCTATCTGCGGGGGGTGCGCGAGCTGACCCGGCGCACCGGGACGCTGTTCATCGCCGACGAGATCCAGTCCGGCCTCGGCCGCACCGGCACCACCCTGGCCGTCGAGCACGAGTCGGTGACGCCGGACGTCCTGCTGCTCGGCAAGGCGCTGGGCGGCGGCATCGTGCCGGTGTCGGCGGTCGTGGCCGACCGGGCGGTGCTCGGGGTGCTGCGCCCCGGCGAGCACGGCTCCACCTTCGGCGGCAACCCGCTGGCCGCGGCGGTCGGCTCGGCCGTCGTCGATCTGCTGCGCACGGGCACCTACCAACGCCGGGCGGCGGAGCTGGGCCAGGTGCTGCGGGACGGACTGGCCGCGCTGACCGGCAAGGGCGTCGTGGGCTACCGCTGCCGCGGACTGTGGGCGGGCGTCGACGTGGACCCCGCCCTCGGTACCGGCCGCGAGGTGAGCGAGCGGCTGATGGCCGAGGGGGTCCTGGTCAAGGACACCCATGGCTCGACGATCCGCCTGGCACCGCCGCTGACCATCACCCGCGAGGAGCTGGAGTCGTCGCTGGCGGCGCTGGAGAAGGTGCTCGGCTGATCGACCGGTCGCCCGTTGTGGTGCGACTGGGGGTGCCCGGGTGCCTGGGTGCCGGGAGCCGCGCTCGGTGGCGGGGCGCGGGAGGTGTCCAGGCACCGAGGCCGCCCAGGCACGGAGCGCGCCCCAGCGCGGGACGTATCCCAGCACGGGACGCGCCCCAGCGCAGGACGTACCCGAGCACGGGAGTGCGCCAGCGCGGGACATACCCCAGCACCGTGGCATACCCCAGCGCGGGACGCACCCCAGCACGAGGCGTGCGCCAGCACGACACGTACCCGAGCACGAGAAGTGCTCCTCAGCGCGAGACGTACCCAGCACCGGGCATACCCCAGCACGAGACGCATCCCGCAGGTGCGCGGGGTCCGGCCAGCCGCGCCGCCGGGCCCCGCGCGCCGCCAGATCGCCGTGCCGCTTCCCAGTACGCGCCACAGGGCACGGTCTGGCCCCGGAGCGCGGCCGGTGGGCGCCAGGGGAGGCAGAGTGGAAGGTGGTGGGACCCGCGTGGTCCGGCAGGCACCGCCGCCGAGCGGGACGTCGGCCGCGTCCGCCGCGTCCGCCGGATCCGTGGCCACCAGAAGCGGCCATTCGCAGGTGAGGAGCAGGCCATGGCGCACACAGTGGAGTGGACGGTCCACCTCTACCTCTCCGAGGACGAGGGGAGGACCACGGCGCGCGTGGAACTGGAGACCGGGGCCACGGCGCTCACCGGCCGGGGACTGGCCCGGTGCAATCCGGACGACGAGGACGTGCCGGTGATCGGCGATGAGCTCGCGGCCGGGCGGGCGCTCAGCGATCTGGGGCAGCAGCTGGTGCACGCCGCCGAGCGGGACCTGGAGAGCGTGGGCGCGCCCCCGGCCTCGCGCAGGCCGCGGCCCGGCTACGGCTGGATCGCCTGAGGCACCGCGGATACGGCCGGCACCGCGGGTACGGCCGGCGCCCGGACGCCCTCGGCGTCGGGCCGGGCGGGCGCCGCCCGGTCGACGTCCTCGGCCGCCTTGGCGAGCAGATCGAGCATGGCCAGCTCGGCGCCGGGCGCGTCGCGGTCCCGTATGGCCTCCAGCACCCGGCGGTGGCTGGGCACGGGGTCGTCGGCGTCGCCGTGGGCGTGCACCAGGCGGTCGCGCTCCCGCAGTCCGGGCTCCAGGATCAGCTCGAGGCGGGCGAGGAGTTCATTGCCGGTGGCGGCGAGCAGCGCGCGGTGGAAGGCGGCGTCCGCCTCCGCCTCGGCCGCCAGATCGCCGCGGGCGCGCTCCATGGCGGCCAGCGCGGTCTCCAGCTCGGTCAGGTGGGCGTCGGTGCGGCGCAGCGCCGCGCGGTGGGCGGCGGCGGGTTCGACGACGGCGCGGATGTCGGTGAGGTCGCGCATCAGCCGCCGTCCGTCCCCGCCGGCCATGCGCCAGCGGATCACATCGGCGTCGAGGAGGTTCCAGGCGGAGCGGGGGCGGACGAAGGTGCCGCGCTTCTGCCGGGCGTCGATGAGGCCCTTGCCCGCGAGCACCTTGAGGGCTTCGCGCATCACCGTAAGGCTGACGTCCAGTTCCTCGCCCAGGGCGCGGACGTCGAGGATGTCGCCCTCGGCGAAGTCTCCGGTGACGACGCGGGCACCCAGCCGCTGGACCACTTCGCCGTGCACGCCTCGGCCGGCATAGGACGCCATGGGGTCTTCTCCTCGGGGAAGGCCGGATGAACGGGGTCGGAAGCCACCCGTCGTCCGTCCACCCTAGCGTCGGCCATTATTTATGGATACATCTTGACAGTCCGTTGACGCCCCCCGGACGATGAACCGATCCCTCATCGCCGAGCCGCCGACCGCGGGGAGTCCCCTGTGACGCTGTCGCCGCATCTGCCGGACAAACTGACCATCTCGCTGTGGGACTTCAGCTGGTACACCCGCACCGGCCCGGGTGAGCCCTTCGCCGACCTCGACCGCGCCTTCGAGGAGGCCGTGACGCGCGGCTACAACACGGTGCGTATCTGCGCCATGCCGTTCCTCCTCTTCGGCTCCCGGCTCGACACGGCCAAACTGCGGTTTTCGGGGCTGGGCGGCGCGTACGGGCAGCGGATGCGCTGGTACGACGTGGGCGGCGGCGGCGAGATCGACGGACGGGCCCGGCTGCGCGAACTGTTCGAGGCGGCCCTGCGCCATGACTGCTTCGTCATCCTCTCCAGCTGGGAGTACCAGCAGAGCCCGGCGTTCGGCGAGGGCCGCGCCTGGTTCGACGCGCTGATGGCCGTCGACCCCGAGCGGCGCGCCGAGGTGCTCGCGGACGCGCTCGCCGATCTGATCGACTTCCTGGTGATCCACGGTCTGGACGACCGGATCGCCTTCACCGAGCTGCACAACGAGGTCCAGGGCAGCCGGCTCACTGACGGGCTTCAGGGCGCGGACAAGGTGGTCGCCCTGCGGCCGCGGCTGGAGCGGGGCATCGCCCGGTTCAAGGAGCGCCACCCCAACCGGCCGGTCACGGTCAACTACGCCAAGGTGCCGGTCGGTTCGCTGCGCGGGGTGCCCCGCGAGGTGGATGTGGCGGTCTTCCACCCCTATGTCTACGGGGTGCTGGACGAGCTGTTGACCACCTTCGCCGTGCGCGACCGGGGCCGTCCCTTCCCCCAGGAGCCGGTCCGCCGGGAGCTGCTGCGCCCCGGCGCCCCCGATCTGGCCGACTGGGCTCCCCCGCCCGGCGATCGCTGGCGGCTGGAGGCCACCACGGTCGGCCCCCGTGAGATCTACGTCCACGACTGGTGCGACCCCGCCCGCTGGGACGCCTGGCTGTACGACCGCTATGCCGTGCACCGTACGGCGATGGACCAGCGGCTGGTCACCTGGATCGAGGCGGCCGCGGACTGGGCGGCCGGAAGCGGGGTCCCGCTGGTCTTCGGCGAGGGCTGGATCGGCTACACCCCGCTGCACGGGACCTTCGAGGAGGGGCCGGTGGGGGCCGCGTTCTGCCGCCGCGCCGTGGCGGAGTCGGCGCGGGTGGGCGCGTGGGGCGCGGTGGTGTGCTCCAACGCCGCGCCCCAGCACCCGATGTGGCAGGACATCGCGCTCCAGCGGGAGTGCAACGCGGTGCTGCGCGGCTGACCCGTGCGGCCGCCCACCGGCCGCGGACCCGCTGCCCCTTGCGCATCGACTGCGAACCGGCGCTCACTCGTGCGCCGCTGGAGCCGCGTTCGCACCGGTAAGCACCCGCCCCGAGGGGTACGGACATCACATCTCCTGTGGCGGTGACGGCGGAAAGGGCCCGGATGTGACGACGTCCCCAGCGGATTCCCCAGACCATGCCGCCGGGCGGGTCCGGCGCCGTGCGCTGGTGGCCGGTTCGGTCGGCAACCTCATCGAGTGGTACGAGTTCGGTGTCTACGGTTTCTTCGCGACGATCATCGCCGCGAACTTCTTCACCCCCGACGGGGGCAGTGAGCTCGAGGGCCTGGTCAAAACCTATGCCTCCTTCGGGATCGCGTTCTTCTTCCGTCCCGTCGGCGCCGCCGTCTTCGGCCGGGTCGGCGATCGGATCGGCCGTCGGCCCACGCTGATCCTGGTGCTGCTGCTGATGACCGGCGCCACGACGCTCATCGGCGCGCTGCCCACGTACGACACACTGGGCGCGGCCGCTCCCTGGCTGCTCACCCTGTTGCGCATCCTCCAGGGGCTGTCCGCGGGCGGGGAGTTCGGCGGCGCGGTGTCGATCATGACGGAGTTCGCTCCCCCGGGCCGGCGCGGGCTGTACGGGGCGTGGCAGTCGTTCACCGTGGCGCTGGGGCTGCTGGCCGGGGCCGGTGCGGCGGCGCTGTCGGCCACCGTGATGAGCGAGGAGTCGCTGGGCGACTGGGGGTGGCGGGTGCCGTTCCTGCTGACCCTGCCGATCGGGCTGGTCGCCCTGTGGCTGCGGCTGAGGCTGGAGGAGACCCCGGCCTTCCGGGCGGCGGCGGGCAGTCAGGCCACCGCGGCGGCGGACGGGGAGGCCACCACCGCGCCGGACCCGGTGGCGCCGCCCACCGGGCCGGAGCGGGTGGCGACCCCCCGCGAGGTGGCCGGGGCCGTCGTCCTGGGCGCCGCGCGCATCATGGGCTGGGCGGCGGCCGGTTACACCTTCCTGGTCGTCATGCCGTCGTACCTCCAGGCCACCTTGAACGCCACCTTCCAGCAGGCGCTGGTGGCCACCGTGGTGGCCAACGCCGGCTTCGCGCTCTCCATCCTCCCCGCCGGTCTGCTCAGCGACCGGATCGGGCGGCGGCCGGTGATGCTGACCGGGGCGGTGCTGGTGGTGGTGCTGGCCTTTCCGCTGCTCCATGTGGTGCAGCAGCCGGACGGCTCGGCGTTCACCCAAGGAGTGGCGGTCTTCGTCGCGGGCGTGGTGGTGGGGCTGATGGCGGGCCCGGGGCCGGCCATGCTCGCCGAGATGTTCCCGACCCGGGTCCGCTACACGGGGCTGGGGCTGGCGTACGCGCTGTCCAACGCGGTGTTCTCCGGCTGCGCGGGGCTCATCGTCACCGAGGTCGTCAAGCGCACCGGCGAGGTCGACATCCCGGCCTACTACACGGCGGTGACCTGCGCCGTCAGCGTGCTCGCGCTGCTCACCCCGCGTGCGCAGGACCGCCACGGCGCGCCGCGCGGCCGGGCGCGGGCGGCCGACGGGAACCAGCGGCAGGAGGAAACGCCATGCGGGTGATCGGCCTGATGTCGGGCACGTCCCATGACGCGGTCGACGCCGCGGCAGCCGATCTGGTGCTGGACGGCGACACGGTGGTGCTGGCCCCGCTGGGTCTGGTCAGCGAGGCGTATCCGGAGGAGCTGCGGTCGGCGCTGAGCGCCGCGCTGCCCCCGGCGGCGACCACCATGAAGGAGGTGTGCGCACTGGACACCCGTATCGGCCAGGCGTTCGCCTCGCTGGCGGCCCGCGCCGACCGGGAGCTGTGCGCCGGGCGCGCGGATCTCATCGGCTCGCACGGTCAGACGGTGTACCACTGGGCCGAGGGCGGGCGGGTGCACGGGACGCTGCAACTCGGCCAGCCCGCCTGGATCGCCGAGGCCACCGGCCGCCCGGTCGTCTCCGATCTGCGCGCCCGCGATGTGGCCGCCGGCGGCCAGGGCGCTCCCCTGGTCAGCCTGGTGGACGCCCTGTGGCTGCGCGGGCGGCCCGGTGTCCGCGCCGCCCTGAACCTCGGCGGGATCGCCAACATCACGGTGGTGTCGGGCGCCGGGGATCCGCTGGCCTTCGACACCGGCCCGGCCAACGCGCTCATCGACGCGGCCGCCCGGGACCTGACGGGCGGCCGGCTGGACCATGACGCGGACGGCGCCATGGCGGCGCGCGGCACCGTCCACGGGCCGCTGCTGGAGCGGCTTCTGGCCGAGCCGTACTATGCGCTGCCCGCGCCCAAGACGACCGGCAAGGAGCTGTTCCACGGGTCGTATCTGCGGGCTGCCCTGGCCGCCGTGGGCCCGGTGCCGGACGACGACGTGGTCGCCACCGTCACCGAGCTGACCGCCCGCACCGTCGCCGACGCGGTGCGGTCGGTGCACGCCACGGAGGTGATCGCCTCGGGCGGCGGCACCCGTAACCCCACCCTGATGGGGGCGTTGCGCCGGGCGCTGGGCGGCATCGCGCTGCGGACCTCCGACGAACTCGGCCTTCCGGCGGCGGCGAAGGAGGCGTACGCCTTCGCCGTCCTCGCCTTTCTGACCGCCCATGGGCTGGCCGGTACGGCTCCGAGCTGCACCGGGGCCCGTCATCCCCGCGTGCTGGGGTCGATCACACCGGGGCGCCGCGGCCTCACCCTGCCCGCGCCGGGACAGCAGGCGCCCACCCGGCTGGAGATCTTCCGGCGCTGAGCGACGGTGGCCGAATCTCGTCCACCGACGGTCCGAAATCGGTGACGGAGTCTCCCTTCTCCTAGCGCGTCCCGACCGCGCCCGAGGTACGTTGGGAGGGTCTGTTAGCGGATGGGGTGAACGCGACTGAGCGACCCCCTGGTTGCCGGCGGGGGGCCGAGGGGGCTGACGGGGGGACGGGGGCACGTGGCGGAATCCGGAACGGGTGTGGGCTTCAGAGGCCGCAGCGGGATCATCAGTCTGGTCGGTGAATGCCTCAGGCTGGGGCCCACCGACGAGCGGCCGGTGACCATGCTGCTGGGGCCGCGCGGCAGCGGGGCCAGCGAGGCCCACGGCGCGCTGATGGAGCGGTTCGGCCCCGAGACACCGTTCGCCTATGTCAATCTCGGCGGTGAGCAGTCCCTGCTGCCGCGGTACGCCCTGGCGCTGCTCGCCCGCCAGCTGGAGCGCAAGCTTCCGCGCTATCGCCGCTCCCACTTCCCCCGGCTCACCCTCGGCCTGCTGGCCTCCGACCATCAGCTGCGGATGACCAGCCTCGAGGAGGGGCGGCGCACCATCCGGCGCGAGCTGGACGCGTTCCAGGAGCAGGCGGAGGCGCGCTACGGCGACTACCTCGCCGCCTTCTTCGAGGTGGCCGGGGGCGCCGTGGGCGCCCCCGACGGCGCCTCCACGGCGGCGCTCGCGCTGCTGCGGGACGCGCTGCGGCGCGGGCGAAGACGGCTGCCGGGCCGCAAGTTCACCAG is a window from the Streptomyces luomodiensis genome containing:
- the ddaH gene encoding dimethylargininase, producing the protein MSPTRVSRPRRFLTCAPRYFDVRYAINPWMRADTEVDTDLARAQWETLIRAYRDHGHRVDHIEPVVGLPDMVFAANSALVLEGRVFGSRFHAPQRRPEQLAYERWFKAAGFDVHPPESVCEGEGDLVPAGPFVLAGTGFRTTRAAHQEVQEFFGVPTISLLLVDPYFYHLDTALFVLDDRNDGGNIAYYPEAFSPGSREVLRRLYPDALIATRDDAMAFGLNAVSDGRHVFVAPRATGLIDQLTDRGYVPVPVDLSELHKAGGGIKCCTQEIR
- the rocD gene encoding ornithine--oxo-acid transaminase — encoded protein: MTATTPGTATTAATSATARAAGADRPDLPARSSRELIRAEETSLAHNYHPLHVVVARAEGVWVWDVEGRRYLDMLAGYSALNFGHRHPALIEAAHRQLDQLTLTSRAFHNDRLAGFAEAVAELTGLSMVLPMNTGAEAVESAIKVARKWAYEVKGVAPDQATIVVAADNFHGRTTTIVGFSSDPVARDGFGPFAPGFRVVPYNDLAALEAAVDATTAAVLIEPIQGEAGVVIPDDGYLRGVRELTRRTGTLFIADEIQSGLGRTGTTLAVEHESVTPDVLLLGKALGGGIVPVSAVVADRAVLGVLRPGEHGSTFGGNPLAAAVGSAVVDLLRTGTYQRRAAELGQVLRDGLAALTGKGVVGYRCRGLWAGVDVDPALGTGREVSERLMAEGVLVKDTHGSTIRLAPPLTITREELESSLAALEKVLG
- a CDS encoding DUF1876 domain-containing protein encodes the protein MAHTVEWTVHLYLSEDEGRTTARVELETGATALTGRGLARCNPDDEDVPVIGDELAAGRALSDLGQQLVHAAERDLESVGAPPASRRPRPGYGWIA
- a CDS encoding FadR/GntR family transcriptional regulator, which translates into the protein MASYAGRGVHGEVVQRLGARVVTGDFAEGDILDVRALGEELDVSLTVMREALKVLAGKGLIDARQKRGTFVRPRSAWNLLDADVIRWRMAGGDGRRLMRDLTDIRAVVEPAAAHRAALRRTDAHLTELETALAAMERARGDLAAEAEADAAFHRALLAATGNELLARLELILEPGLRERDRLVHAHGDADDPVPSHRRVLEAIRDRDAPGAELAMLDLLAKAAEDVDRAAPARPDAEGVRAPAVPAVPAVSAVPQAIQP
- a CDS encoding cellulase-like family protein, which codes for MTLSPHLPDKLTISLWDFSWYTRTGPGEPFADLDRAFEEAVTRGYNTVRICAMPFLLFGSRLDTAKLRFSGLGGAYGQRMRWYDVGGGGEIDGRARLRELFEAALRHDCFVILSSWEYQQSPAFGEGRAWFDALMAVDPERRAEVLADALADLIDFLVIHGLDDRIAFTELHNEVQGSRLTDGLQGADKVVALRPRLERGIARFKERHPNRPVTVNYAKVPVGSLRGVPREVDVAVFHPYVYGVLDELLTTFAVRDRGRPFPQEPVRRELLRPGAPDLADWAPPPGDRWRLEATTVGPREIYVHDWCDPARWDAWLYDRYAVHRTAMDQRLVTWIEAAADWAAGSGVPLVFGEGWIGYTPLHGTFEEGPVGAAFCRRAVAESARVGAWGAVVCSNAAPQHPMWQDIALQRECNAVLRG
- a CDS encoding MFS transporter yields the protein MTTSPADSPDHAAGRVRRRALVAGSVGNLIEWYEFGVYGFFATIIAANFFTPDGGSELEGLVKTYASFGIAFFFRPVGAAVFGRVGDRIGRRPTLILVLLLMTGATTLIGALPTYDTLGAAAPWLLTLLRILQGLSAGGEFGGAVSIMTEFAPPGRRGLYGAWQSFTVALGLLAGAGAAALSATVMSEESLGDWGWRVPFLLTLPIGLVALWLRLRLEETPAFRAAAGSQATAAADGEATTAPDPVAPPTGPERVATPREVAGAVVLGAARIMGWAAAGYTFLVVMPSYLQATLNATFQQALVATVVANAGFALSILPAGLLSDRIGRRPVMLTGAVLVVVLAFPLLHVVQQPDGSAFTQGVAVFVAGVVVGLMAGPGPAMLAEMFPTRVRYTGLGLAYALSNAVFSGCAGLIVTEVVKRTGEVDIPAYYTAVTCAVSVLALLTPRAQDRHGAPRGRARAADGNQRQEETPCG
- a CDS encoding anhydro-N-acetylmuramic acid kinase, which translates into the protein MRVIGLMSGTSHDAVDAAAADLVLDGDTVVLAPLGLVSEAYPEELRSALSAALPPAATTMKEVCALDTRIGQAFASLAARADRELCAGRADLIGSHGQTVYHWAEGGRVHGTLQLGQPAWIAEATGRPVVSDLRARDVAAGGQGAPLVSLVDALWLRGRPGVRAALNLGGIANITVVSGAGDPLAFDTGPANALIDAAARDLTGGRLDHDADGAMAARGTVHGPLLERLLAEPYYALPAPKTTGKELFHGSYLRAALAAVGPVPDDDVVATVTELTARTVADAVRSVHATEVIASGGGTRNPTLMGALRRALGGIALRTSDELGLPAAAKEAYAFAVLAFLTAHGLAGTAPSCTGARHPRVLGSITPGRRGLTLPAPGQQAPTRLEIFRR